TGAAGGCATGAAGCCGCGTGTAACATTCCCTTGGCGTATCCGCCCAAACCACCAAACCATGGTGCTCCAAAACCATGCCTTGAGCTTTATCAATACGAGTAATGCGGGCCAGGCTTTTGGCTAAGGGAAAACCCGGGCGTTGATAGGGTAAAAAAACAAGGCGCTCGCCGAAAACTTCCTGCATCCACATTCCGGCATTGGGCGTATTGGTTAAAGCCTGGGTGGCAAAATCATGGGTATGCGCGATCACGCGATACGGCAAAAACGCATGTAACGGTGTTTCAACCGAAGGAGCCGGGCCCGGAGCCACGGCTGCCTTGCTCATCAAGTCCATCATGGATTCATCGGAGCAATCATCGTAATGCTTCAAATCATCAAGAGAACGAATAGCCAGATGAGCAAAATCCTTTTTATCAACCGAGGCCAAGTCCGAACCGCTGCCTTTGACGACGAGAATATCCTGCTCGCGGCCCAAACGGTCCTTTTCTTTAACCTTGATCGAGGTATTGCCGCCGCCGGGTTGGGTCAACGTCGAATCAGCGCCGATTAAGCGAGAGAGATGAATGAGCTGGCTGATAGGGTCGGTTCCGGCCTTTCGATCATTCCACAGAAATTTCATGAACGATTCCCCTGTGTTGCGTTCAACGCACGCTCACGGGCAAAAATGGTGATCAAACGAGCGAGCCGCAGCGGATTGTCCAAATGAGGACAATGCCCGAAACCTTCGGGCTCTTCGATCACAGAACCTTCGGGTAAATGCCGCTTGAAATAGCCGGCATGATTGGGCGGCATCACCCTATCCGAGCGGCCCCAAATCAACATGACGGGCATGGTAAAAGACCCCAGCTCCTCGGGCGTGAAATGACGGTCGGGCTTGGCTGATTCCAAAATATCCGTAATTAAGGGGCGGGCGAACAGCCGGTGAACACCCGGCGCGATCAAAGGCGTATACCAGGGCGCTCGATGATACAGACGGCGTAAAAATTCCCTGGCCTGGGCCGGGGAATGGCGCGGAAAAATCTTGAAAAAATTGGCCATTTCCGATGGGCTCATGGGCGCGCCGGCGGGGGAAACAAGAATCAGGCCGCGGGTTAAGCCGGGATGTTCAAGAGCCCATTTAACGGCAAACGCTCCGCCCAAAGAATTGCCGAAAATGACCGCCGCCCCGGTCCCCAATTCCGGCTTGAGCGCCTGAGTCAAATGTTCATAAAGAGTGTCGAGCGTCGCAAAGCGGGGCACCTCGCTTAATCCATGGCCCGGCGTATCAAAAGCCAAAACGCGGCTGAAATCCCGGCGCAAGGCTTCCATTAAAAACCCGAATGACGTGGCCGTCGTGCTGA
This window of the Elusimicrobiota bacterium genome carries:
- a CDS encoding alpha/beta fold hydrolase, with amino-acid sequence MLIELTEKLGRRWLNNRGIQSRWAQTSGGRIHFFDAPGHGELPPVVLFHGISTTATSFGFLMEALRRDFSRVLAFDTPGHGLSEVPRFATLDTLYEHLTQALKPELGTGAAVIFGNSLGGAFAVKWALEHPGLTRGLILVSPAGAPMSPSEMANFFKIFPRHSPAQAREFLRRLYHRAPWYTPLIAPGVHRLFARPLITDILESAKPDRHFTPEELGSFTMPVMLIWGRSDRVMPPNHAGYFKRHLPEGSVIEEPEGFGHCPHLDNPLRLARLITIFARERALNATQGNRS